The Halanaerobiales bacterium genome has a window encoding:
- a CDS encoding ABC transporter ATP-binding protein encodes KFLLEEKMELLDIDKEYADRYLNKGFSGGEKKKNEILQMAVLDPKLAILDETDSGLDVDAVKTVATGIQKLASDENGIMIITHHNRILDYIDVDYVHVIIDGKIVKSGTMELAKDIEENGYEKLKKEQEECSYC; translated from the coding sequence TAAATTTTTACTAGAAGAAAAAATGGAATTACTTGATATAGATAAAGAATATGCAGATAGATATTTAAATAAAGGTTTTTCTGGAGGAGAAAAAAAGAAAAATGAAATTTTGCAGATGGCTGTTTTAGATCCCAAGCTGGCAATATTAGATGAAACTGACTCTGGTTTAGATGTTGATGCAGTTAAAACAGTTGCAACTGGTATTCAAAAATTGGCTTCAGATGAAAATGGAATAATGATTATTACTCACCATAATCGAATTTTAGATTATATAGATGTAGATTATGTTCATGTAATAATTGATGGAAAAATAGTTAAATCGGGTACTATGGAATTGGCAAAAGATATAGAAGAAAATGGCTATGAAAAATTAAAAAAGGAACAGGAAGAATGTAGCTATTGTTAG